One window of Fusarium keratoplasticum isolate Fu6.1 chromosome 2, whole genome shotgun sequence genomic DNA carries:
- a CDS encoding Orotate phosphoribosyltransferase: MSQLAPYKQDFLQAAIAGEILKFGSFELKSKRISPYFFNAGLFHTARLAGTIATAFAKSIAEAQQQTGLDFDIIFGPAYKGIPLASSIAVKLGELAPENLDRVSYSFDRKEAKDHGEGGNIVGAPLKGKKILIVDDVITAGTAKREAIDKIRKEGGIVVGIVVALDRMEKLPATDGDESKPGPSAIGELRKEYGIPIFAILTLDDIIAGMKSFASEDDIKRTEEYRLKYKASD; this comes from the coding sequence ATGTCTCAGCTCGCCCCCTACAAGCAAGACTTCCTCcaggccgccatcgccggcgaGATCCTCAAGTTTGGCAGCTTCGAGCTCAAGTCGAAGCGCATCTCGCCCTACTTCTTCAACGCCGGCCTCTTCCACACTGCCCGCCTCGCCGGCACCATCGCCACTGCGTTCGCCAAgtccatcgccgaggcccaGCAGCAGACCGGTCTCGACTTCGACATCATCTTTGGCCCCGCCTACAAGGGCATCCCCCTTGCCTCGTCCATCGCCGTCAAGCTCGGCGAGCTGGCTCCCGAGAACCTGGACCGCGTGTCGTACTCTTTTGACcgcaaggaggccaaggaccaTGGTGAGGGAGGCAACATTGTTGGTGCTCccctcaagggcaagaagatcCTGATTGTCGACGACGTCATCACTGCCGGCACAGCCAAGAGGGAGGCCATTGACAAGATCCGCAAGGAGGGCGGTATCGTCGTTGGTATCGTCGTTGCTCTGGACCGCATGGAGAAGCTCCCTGCCACCGATGGTGACGAGTCCAAGCCTGGCCCCAGTGCCATTGGTGAGCTTCGCAAGGAGTACGGCATCCCCATCTTTGCGATCCTGACCCTGGACGACATCATCGCCGGCATGAAGAGCTTCGCTTCCGAGGACGACATCAAGCGAACCGAAGAGTACCGCCTCAAGTACAAGGCCAGCGACTAA
- a CDS encoding N-acetyltransferase domain-containing protein, with translation MSSMEKKNEFATAARDMIFSGGATDDRDTDDDGGAIDDSCDADEEMVTSKRNIAQLRIQKRNSEAGLLKKVIPFHWAPMLSPLTENDIATCVTLENAALSDPRHRSLPEKIEYRIRKSGGVCYGLFNTYRPSDAKDWTITTLQHSRPVESGRYDHAKHVMFVHILATLGTHPVVTDADMAMPENWRDPSACQGSPLGHQSTGRTICLHSFVVCPEVQGVGIGKTAMTSYLQLMNESGMADRVALICQPYAIPFYKCFGFRDIGLSTEALAGQGWHAMVLDLSGPKKKTKEEPTQVAKKPGSST, from the exons ATGAGCAGcatggaaaagaagaatgagTTCGCCACGGCCGCCAGAGACATGATCTTCTCTGGAGGCGCCACGGATGATAGGGACAcggacgacgatggtggcGCCATCGACGACTCGTGCGACGCAGACGAGGAGATGGTCACGTCCAAAAGGAACATTGCCCAGCTGAGAATCCAGAAGAGAAACTCGGAAGCCGGTCTTCTGAAGAAAGTCATCCCATTCCACTGGGCCCCGATGCTCTCGCCCCTGACCGAGAACGACATTGCAACCTGTGTCACGCTCGAGAACGCTGCGCTCTCCGACCCAAGACACAGGTCGCTGCCCGAAAAG ATTGAGTACCGCATCCGCAAATCTGGCGGGGTCTGCTACGGTCTCTTCAATACATACAGACCAAGTGATGCAAAGGACTggaccatcaccaccctgCAGCACAGCCGACCTGTCGAATCTGGCCGCTATGACCATGCCAAGCATGTCATGTTTGTCCACATCCTAGCTACCCTAGGAACTCACCCAGTCGTCACCGACGCCGACATGGCCATGCCCGAGAACTGGCGAGATCCTTCGGCTTGTCAAGGTTCACCCCTGGGCCACCAGTCGACGGGGAGAACGATTTGTCTCCATTCCTTTGTCGTGTGCCCCGAGGTCCAAGGTGTCGGCATTGGCAAGACGGCGATGACGTCGTATCTCCAGCTCATGAACGAGTCTGGCATGGCTGACCGAGTTGCATTGATCTGCCAACCT TACGCGATCCCATTCTACAAGTGTTTTGGCTTCAGAGATATCGGCCTGAGCACCGAGGCCCTTGCAGGACAAGGCTGGCATGCCATG GTGCTCGACCTCAGCGgtcccaagaagaagaccaaggaagaaCCCACTCAAGTGGCTAAGAAGCCCGGGAGCTcaacatga
- a CDS encoding DNA damage-inducible protein 1, whose translation MRITLNIFNPQAGEQDSLLTLEIFPDMTLATLRESIQAESTIPPTSQHLYHNGRLISDDAQTMEQHQIKDGDMLALHVRDMRGSTGVPEQARRPQPRRRGGNEQDPELIRLQILGQPAVRAQLQRQHPELAAAVDNPARFAQIFHDSQDREQRERMERQREIERLNDDPFNVENQRKIEEMIRQERVMENLQNAMEHNPEVFGRVHMLYLDVAVNGHNVKALVDSGAQATIMSPACAEECGIMRLVDTRFAGVARGVGTANIIGRVHSAQIKIGNLFLPCSFTVMEGKSVDLLLGLDMLKRYQATIDLAKDKLIIQGEEVPFLGEAEIPKEEEAAIVQEPTLPGPDGTTIGQRSGAVLPPGEQQQQQQPTAAPPQPAPVAAPAAPPAAPPAAVPAQPAAPRIQISPQAIESLVSMGATREQAIQALQAADGNADVAASLIFF comes from the exons AT GCGCATCACCCTCAATATATTTAATCCCCAAGCTGGGGAGCAGGACAGCCTGCTTACACTCGAAATCTTCCCCGACATGACCTTGGCCACCCTCCGCGAGTCTATCCAGGCAGAATCAACCATCCCTCCGACCTCACAACACCTCTACCATAATGGCCGCCTAATCTCCGACGATGCCCAGACGATGGAGCAACACCAGATTAAGGATGGGGACATGCTGGCTCTGCACGTCCGTGACATGCGAGGCAGCACAGGCGTTCCAGAGCAAGCTCGGCGTCCTCAGCCTCGGAGACGAGGCGGCAATGAACAAGACCCCGAGCTTATTCGCCTTCAGATTTTGGGTCAACCTGCAGTGAGGGCGCAGCTCCAGAGACAGCACCCTGAGCTGGCCGCGGCCGTGGACAACCCAGCTCGCTTTGCCCAGATATTTCACGATAGCCAGGACCGAGAGCAGCGAGAGCGTATGGAGCGGCAACGAGAGATTGAGAGATTGAATGACGACCCCTTTAATGTCGAAAACCAGAGGAAGATTGAAGAAATGATCCGCCAGGAGCGAGTTATGGAGAACCTGCAAAATGCTATGGAGCACAACCCCGAGG TCTTTGGACGAGTCCACATGCTCTACCTCGACGTGGCCGTGAACGGTCACAATGTCAAAGCCTTGGTGGATTCTGGAGCCCAGGCAACCATCATGTCTCCTGCTTGTGCCGAGGAATGTGGAATTATGCGTCTTGTTGATACCCGATTTGCTGGCGTTGCTCGTGGTGTGGGAACGGCCAACATCATCGGACGTGTCCACTCGGCCCAGATCAAGATTGGAAACCTCTTCCTGCCCTGCAGTTTCACTGTCATGGAGGGCAAGTCAGTCGATCTGctgctcggcctcgacatGCTGAAGCGATATCAGGCCACCAttgacttggccaaggacaagctgATCATCCAAGGCGAGGAGGTTCCTTTCCTGGGAGAGGCAGAGatccccaaggaggaggaggcagcaaTTGTACAGGAGCCTACCTTGCCTGGCCCCGACGGAACGACCATCGGACAACGCTCGGGTGCTGTTCTTCCTCCCGGTgaacagcaacagcaacagcaacctACGGCTGCCCCTCCACAGCCCGCGCCAGTCGCTGCTCCCGCTGCCCCCCCTGCTGCGCCTCCAGCTGCGGTCCCGGCCCAGCCTGCAGCTCCGAGGATACAGATTTCGCCGCAAGCTATTGAGAGCCTGGTATCAATGGGAGCTACGAGGGAGCAAGCGATCCAAGCACTCCAAGCAGCAGACGGCAACGCGGATGTGGCTGCCAGTTTGATCTTTTTCTAA
- a CDS encoding Ribosomal RNA-processing protein 8: MFAVPGWSVSADTLKAEAPSANNNSAPGTKSKKRKRNNAAAAAAAATENVTSSTVADLWESVIEGKKPEAPPKPDKSAKRQKKEGKGKRGDDEQPQDNSKQGEKNGDFQPKSKKEKKQKQKKKPAEDKDVNQGEPAPTSAKNDAIAKATPLPPAPPKLTPLQASMREKLISARFRHLNETLYTKPSEEAYQLFQDSPEMFDEYHEGFRRQVKVWPENPVDSFLQDIRSRGKVRQPGKGRPGAPPTPLAKMPLPRTQQECTIADLGCGDARLAEALQADGKKLRVNVKSFDLQSPSPLVTKADIANLPLADGSVNVAVFCLALMGTNWVDFIEEAYRILHWKGELWVAEIKSRFGPIRNKNAPVVHSVGNRKKAAAGKKGKGKGDDDADNDEDLAVEVDGADDRRRETDVSAFVEVLKSRGFVLQGDRAAIDLSNKMFVKMHFIKGASPTKGKGVKPQEPPKGKRGIIRRIDPVDEEPEVNESSILKPCVYKIR, from the coding sequence ATGTTCGCGGTACCAGGATGGTCCGTGTCAGCAGACACGCTCAAGGCTGAAGCGCCTTCAGCAAACAACAACAGCGCCCCCGGCACAAAGTcaaagaagcgcaagcgcaacaacgctgccgccgccgctgctgcagCTACGGAAAACGTCACATCCTCAACCGTGGCCGACCTGTGGGAATCAGTCATTGAGGGCAAgaagcctgaagctcctccCAAGCCCGATAAGTCTGCCAAGcggcagaagaaggagggcaagggGAAGCgcggtgatgatgagcaaCCTCAGGACAACAGCAAGCAGGGTGAAAAGAATGGAGATTTCCagcccaagagcaagaaggaaaagaagcagaagcaaaagaagaagcccgcaGAAGACAAGGATGTCAACCAAGGAGAGCCTGCTCCCACATCAGCAAAGAacgacgccatcgccaaggcaaCACCTCTGCCTCCCGCTCCTCCCAAGCTCACCCCCCTTCAAGCCTCCATGAGAGAGAAGCTCATCTCAGCACGATTCCGACACCTTAATGAGACGCTCTACACGAAGCCATCCGAAGAAGCGTACCAGCTCTTCCAGGACTCTCCCGAGATGTTTGACGAGTACCACGAGGGCTTCCGTCGACAGGTCAAGGTCTGGCCCGAGAACCCCGTCGACAGCTTCCTCCAGGACATCCGCTCCCGTGGCAAGGTCCGCCAGCCGGGCAAGGGGAGGCCCGGCGCCCCTCCTACGCCCCTCGCCAAGATGCCGTTGCCCCGTACTCAGCAGGAGTGCACCATCGCCGACCTCGGCTGCGGCGACGCTCGCCTCGCTGAGGCTCTTCAAGCCGATGGCAAGAAGCTCCGCGTCAACGTCAAGAGCTTCGATCTCCAAAGCCCCAGCCCTCTTGTTACCAAGGCCGATATTGCAAACCTACCTCTTGCTGATGGCTCCGTCAACGTCGCTGTCTTCTGCCTTGCCCTGATGGGCACCAACTGGGTCGACTTCATCGAGGAGGCCTACCGCATCCTGCACTGGAAGGGCGAGCTCTGGGTtgccgagatcaagagcCGGTTCGGGCCTATCCGGAACAAGAACGCCCCCGTCGTCCACAGCGTCGGAAATCGAAAGAAGGCGGCCGcgggcaagaagggcaagggcaagggtgatgacgatgccgacaacGACGAGGATTTGGCTGTCGAGGTGGACGGTGCGGATGACCGCCGCCGGGAGACTGATGTTTCGGCATTCGTCGAGGTTCTCAAGTCGCGCGGTTTCGTCCTTCAGGGGGACCGCGCGGCTATTGACCTATCCAACAAGATGTTTGTCAAGATGCACTTCATCAAGGGTGCATCGCCCACAAAGGGCAAGGGTGTGAAACCTCAGGAGCCTCCCAAGGGGAAGAGGGGCATCATCCGCAGGATAGACCCCGTTGATGAGGAGCCAGAGGTCAACGAATCCTCCATCCTGAAGCCATGCGTCTACAAGATTCGATGA